The following are encoded together in the Vibrio zhugei genome:
- the cas6f gene encoding type I-F CRISPR-associated endoribonuclease Cas6/Csy4: protein MDYFFEIKVMADPEFSAPVLMNALFSKLHRALVSVSQGDIAVSFPLLNARNLGQILRIHGSLAALTKLEALSWRKGLSDYTQASDIQPIPATDQHCLVSRVHAKNNIDNLRRRAMKRHSISYQEACQQLPEDKTKRLDLPFVQIKSQSTGETFRLFIQQTRCPASQADQAFSKYGLSNTASVPWF from the coding sequence ATGGATTATTTTTTTGAAATTAAGGTGATGGCGGATCCGGAGTTTTCGGCACCCGTGCTAATGAATGCATTGTTTAGTAAATTACATCGAGCGTTGGTGAGTGTGTCTCAAGGTGATATTGCGGTTAGTTTTCCGTTGCTAAATGCACGCAATTTAGGTCAAATTTTACGTATCCATGGAAGCCTTGCGGCATTGACCAAGCTAGAAGCCCTATCATGGCGAAAAGGTCTGAGTGATTACACGCAGGCCAGCGATATTCAACCCATCCCCGCTACTGACCAGCATTGTTTGGTATCACGAGTTCATGCCAAAAACAATATAGACAATTTACGGCGCCGTGCCATGAAGCGACATTCCATCAGCTATCAAGAAGCCTGCCAACAGCTCCCCGAAGATAAGACCAAGCGTTTAGATCTGCCTTTTGTGCAAATCAAAAGCCAATCTACAGGAGAGACGTTTCGCCTGTTTATTCAGCAAACGCGATGTCCAGCGAGTCAGGCCGATCAGGCATTCTCCAAATATGGCCTAAGCAACACAGCAAGCGTGCCTTGGTTCTAA